Genomic DNA from Gossypium hirsutum isolate 1008001.06 chromosome A01, Gossypium_hirsutum_v2.1, whole genome shotgun sequence:
ccaaagTTCATagataattttcttaaaattaaacACTTAACCCTTAATGTATTAGGCAATAATCCATTTATATTCTTTTTGGCACCATCTATttatataattatgttttgagtatgattttattttaattttttctcattTGTGATCTTACATCCTTACTACTTTCATGTGGAACTCTTTCTACATATGAAATGAAGTTTGGAATGAGAAGGAAGAAATGGGGGTCTAAGCTAGAAGGCACTTGTATATAATGTGAACGGGAAAATAAAAAGAACTTTAAAAGGGCAGTGATGTAAATAAAAGGATGAAGAGGGTGAAAGCAGAATAAGTAAAAATACCCGGGCCCCACCTGAGAGATATTGCCTTTTAATGAACATCAGAACAAAAGAGATTAGCTTCCGTTTTTTGTTTGGAAGCAAAATAACGGCATTATCTCATGATTGTATTTTGGTCTGTTTCTTACAAAAActccatcatcatcatcttcttcttcacctCTTTTATACTTTTCCCACTTTCTTCTTTCTCCCTAAGTATAAATACACTTACTCACACATATCTCTGCTATCAAAATTCATTTGATAAATTCATCCTAATCCCCCTATTTTTGGGCTCTTTTACCAATTCTTTCCTGGTGAATTGGTTAGGGAATTTTGTTGCTGTTTACTGAAGAAAAAATCTCTAATTACCCAAAAATGGAGCTTGAGAAAGTTTCCGTAGCAGAGGTGGGTGAGAAGAGAAGTAGAAAAGGAGGGTTGAAACAAGGGAAGGCTAACGGAGGTGTCGACCATGGCGCTGATCAATCGGAGCATGAGATGCATATATGGACTGAAAgagaaaggaggaagaagatgaggaATATGTTCTCTAGTCTTCATGCTTTGCTACCTCAACTTCCTGCGAaggtaattaaaatatatataatatgaaaatagTTTAAGATCATCGGCAGGAAAAATAAGAGATTATTTGTTTTCCATGATATCTATATCCAATTCCAACCTTCATCACAAGTTTGAAAGTGTGcttcaatgaaaaaaaaataggttTTCTTGATTTTTACACATGCATGCATATGGCTTATAAGGTCATTACATGTTGTTAGATGCACCTATGAAGTTGCTTAAGTGTTTACTCAGTCTTGTACAGGCGGACAAGTCTACCGTTGTTGATGAAGCAGTAACATACATAAAAAACCTTCAACAGACTCTCCAAACACTTGAAAAACAAAAGCttgagaaattaaagaattcAGCAACGGTTGATTACGATCAATCATCCATAATCACGTCGCAGGTGCAACCTCCTGAATCAAGGGAAGCATTCTTTACTGATAATCAGGGACCAACAAATAACTATCCGATGACCATAGACATGTCTCAGACATTTCCAGCCCAAGCTTCACCAGCTTGCTTTCAGACATGGCTTTCATCCAATGTAGTCATTAGTATGTGTGGGGATGATGCACAAATCAATGTCTGTTCCCCAAGGAAGCCAGGGACATTCGCCACTATCTTGTACATACTAGAAAAGCATCAATTGGAGGTGGTTTCGGCTCACATTTTCTCAGATCAATATCGTACCATGTACATGATCCATGTTCATGTAAGTGCACTCTTAAACCACTTGGCCTCTTAAAATTTACCAGATTTAAGACAACGCTCATCTTTAGGATACAATGCTCTTAAGAAAATTTGTAAGTAAATTGAATGTGATGAACAGTGGAGACAATAAACAATAGAAAGATTTAATGTTTTGCTTCATGAATAGTTGTTATTCAGAAACATTGTAGCATTTGATGAGTTTATATACTTTAAGAAACATATGTCCCATACTAACACTTTTCTTGACATGGATTAGGCTGGTGGAGCATCTGAACAATTTCCGGAGTTACTGTCGATAGAAGAGACATTTAAGCTGGCTGCAGGAGAGATGAACTTATGCCTCTTTTCGTGTTAACAATActagaaaatcatcaaaaaaagcTTGGTCAGCACTTTCCATTGTAATACAAAGGGTTGTTCTAGTGAATGACTCACGGAAACCCACTGGGATTGCACCCTAGTTTAGTCTATCCCTACAGGAAGTTGATGAAGGTGACTGTCTGCATGTTAAAGCAAATCTATTGCTATTGTTGGGATTTTGTGCCTTTAATGAAATGATTTTGTTATTATGATtgtaattttttaactaatattttgttattatgattgtaattttttaaatagattagttaagtaaaatttttatgattaaatcttatgttttatataattgtttttaataGTTTTTGAATGAAAAGCAAAATGGATAAATAAGTATTAACTAATAATAAGTTGTATAGTAGGGATGAATTACAGGAAAATAACTTATATTAATACGTAATCTAAATGGTTTGTagtattaaagaataaaaaatgaacaaTTGATTTATTGGACTATTATGTTGTTTATTAAGTCCAACAGGAAAGATATCTTGTATTGGATATTGAAGCGGTTGACTCCAGAAGATAAAAAAACCATAAGTGTGATTGTTTAGATTTACAATACATCGGATAGGACCTAAGTAGAATTTATCCATAAATTTTTTATGGAATTTTTCCCTTGTGATATTCATAGTATGACTTACTCTAATATTGAATAAGCGATTGATTATGTATATgtaactcgtatactttgatatattgaaagTTTGTATTCCAATGATCTCAAAACCAAAACCTTGTATGTTGGGTATGTGACTTTTGCATGACATGACTTCATTTACATTAGTGAAATTCGTagttcatttaaaaaataaatggtaTTCGCTCCTTGGCATTGcatagattataaaaaataaagtgGCCACAGGTTAATCGTCTAGGataaattattgttattactatttgttagtaatcTTATTCTTCATTATGGAAGATGtaaccatgagataaaataggatcgtATTGGGTGAATGAATTTAACCCAAAGAGATTCAGAATATCCTATGGGGGTATCACACTACTGAAAAGATCATTggagaaaatataaatataatttgctTTCTTAATGGTATATAATGGGGAGTTCAGTCATAATACTTTTAGTGGATTGACACCATTCCTAAATAATGTTGTACTTAATAGACGAAGagtcaaaacttaattagaaaTTATTTAAGTCTTAATTATATATTTCTAATTGATCCTTTTACTAGTTTAACACAATCCTACATGGATTGCAAATTAGAATCGATatgataaatgaataaaaaatggcGATTGAGAAATATATTTCATGAATTACTATTTGCAGTAAAaccctaattaattctttttctttgaattaatatttaattgaatGTAATTAATTAGGTGAGTTcagattgaaaattaaattaattagtcatcttTTTTACTAAATAGGACAATTAAATCTATTTATTCATAAATTGTAATACAGTAAAGTCGTAAtgactttaacgaaattagaatggGTTGagaaaatcataattaattaaaattttgggaaTAGAAATTTAGTTATTGAGTTGAATAATTATATGAGCTTATTTTAACTTCATTTAAAACTGGTCATTTGTTGATGTGAGAATGACTTGGGATATATATTAGTACGATGCAAATCACTTTTaagattaaattagaaaaaatacaaaaatatagggattaaaatgtaatttttttactttcatcTGAAAGGGAATAGATGAAAATTTCACTACCCATGGACATTTATTAcatattaaatatgattttatgaaattttgggtTCGATAAGTGCCATTTGGTTGCGAAGAATGTGTAATAAGAGGTAAAAAAGAGAGGTTAAAGtgctatttatttaaaaaggagTACTTTGatcatttcatataatattatgaATGGTTTGTAATATTAAtgtgatattaaattattaaatttaaatttatttaaaaagaaatcagTGATTATGATTGAAAATACAAAATTATGGAAAACGAACTAAATAGAGAGTTGAAAAAATCCGAAGACCTAAAATGCAAGTAGAAAAGTATTTTGATTCTTAAATGAGTAATTAATTACAGAAAACTCAAAATTCAAGTTAtcttgaatttattattattattattataaaaagaaaaaaaagtacatATAATATGAGTGGCGGGGTGTGGCCCACACCATGGCTGTCTGGGCCTCTTGTTATGAAAGCCGAATTGGCTCTAAACCTTTAAAAGGgcaaaaaagaaagagagatagTCATGCATGTTTTTAACGTGGGGAAGGGAGAAAGTAAGGCTCATCCCCTTCCCAAACCACATGGCTAAGTGGGGAAAGGgagaattttactattttttttattaaatttaagtctaaacttttatttttcattacaaATAAGTGTGAAATCAACTGTTAAACTTCCTTCACTAGTTTCACCATTTTGAACTTAAAAGTGTATGAGTTTAGTAAGAGAAAATTCATGACCATTGAGAGAAGCTTCAAATAAAGTAAGGTATAATTTTCTTACCATCATTATTGTGTATATGTAGGTATCCTATAAATGGGTTTTTAGTTTGAGTAATTTTCTTCTTAATATTGTGGTTATGTTTGTTGGAAGAAATGGTGAGACAAAAGAGAACTTGTTTTCAAGCCATGAGAAATGAGATTCAAATgttgaaaaagaaggaaaaaaatattttcaaattttttattcatcCAAAGGTAagtaattttgaattttgttattttccatTAATATTGAATTTATGATTTCAATAATTAGTGGAGTAATGATAATTgatgtgaaatatatatgtaaGATTATTGAAATACATGGCTTAATTTGAGAATGTTAGTTTAATGCAAAATTTGACTTGATCTAGTGAAAACAAATTTAAAGAGTGTTGAGAGAACAATTAATGCTATGAATAGTTGGAAATGTGGTAATGAATAATAATAAGTGGTTAAATTTCAACTTGTAAATTATGAAATGTAATACTCAAATTCGATTTAAATGTTACGGTCAAATTTGGAAGCTTATATTAATgcattaaaattttacttttcaaaacTTGTCTAGTTACGAACTCGGAAAtcaaagttaaataaaaaaaaacttgccACAATTTCTTGATAGGAAAAATTTATCGCTCTTAAAACGTTTgtgtgaatttattaattgttaaattaataaactcaatttcatgaaatcataacGCTTAAGTCACTTGCTACATAAAACTTGTAATTTCGAATAAAACCTTACAGAGGAAATTTCGAAGTTGATAATTTGAAAACCATGATTTCGATAAGTGAAAACGTATAACTTTACCAATTGAGCATATTCTAAAAATTTCGTTATTAACTTTCATAAAGCTTATTTCAAATTTGTAGTAGAAAAATTCTTAGCTTGTTTAATTTTGAAATCAAAGCACGGTGCTTAATTGACAAAATTCATGCAGAAATTTTTAACTAAGTAACAAAAACCCATAactgaaaataaacctaaaaaattAGTCCAAAAACCAAAGTCTACAaaacttaattattaataaatcaaaccatttTATGCGAGAAAACTAATTCGAGTTCCCAAATGCTGCCCAACCTAATTCTGTCAATTACCTGAAATGAAGAAATGAAAATGGTGAGATATAAAGCTTAGTGTGTAACTTATCTCAGACGAAAACACAAATATCACATTAAACACACCAAAATAACACAGATAATTTCATCAAACTCGAATGGCAAAATTTTTGCATGGATGGTTATGTCAATGCAATATTTCTGAAAAACGAAATACAAATTTTTCAGAAGACTTCCTACCCAGCTCTGCTGCACACCAAATTAGAATTCTGTAGAACTCGTCCATCCAGAAACACACCAATTAAGTCATCCTGAGTTTTCTAGAAACGATGACCTGCCAACCCGAGTTGCTCGACAACGATGGCTTATCAATATGCAGTTAAACTGCCAGATCaaatatatgtggtcaagccactatattgcagtcaagctgccagaataaatatgtggttaaaccactaGATAGTGCAGATCATTGAACTGCTAGAACTTCATCTTTACCATATTATCCCAACCCTATACAATGTGACATGGCatgtaaaaatacaaattcagaaTAGTAAGCATGTCAAATATGCAATcatatatttaacaaaatttaataggTATGAGGTTTCATGCTTTGCAGAGCATATATATTAGATTTCAATAATTACAAATCACTTTAATCAGAATTGCCACAATGTCACATGCTATGGGAATTGAATAAATCATAACATATCAATAATCGTATATACTTAACTAATAAAAAACATGCCGATAATGCTCACTATTTTACATATAAGAACCACGTTGTATAAAGCAACATACATCCAAAatttatgcaatcatatcataacaaCAGTTTTCTTTTAACATACATCATACGTATCATCTATCAAACCTACAGAATCACTGACCTTGAATCGCACTTCAAAACACGACACTAACTAGAATTTAcagaaaatgggcccacatgtCTGTGTGGCCTACACAGCCTAACTAGCTCagtcgtgtggcccacacagcctaacTGCACTTGTGTGGCCTACACGACCCATTTAACCCATCCTATGTGGTCTACACGGTATATCACATAGCCTAGTGCAAGGCCGTGTGGCTCACTCGATTTGGCACACACCTGTGTAGTGTCAATAGTAGGTTTTTTTGGCTTTACATCGTTCACTATTTTTACGAGATAGAGTTACACACCTTACTGTTATGCAATACGAACACACTAGCACAATTCTAGAACCTAAAATATAGCATCCAAAGTTACTGATTAGCAATCACACTACATTCAAAAATAATACTTGGCCCCTACTTGATTAGAGTATTCAACCACAAACGTTAGAACTTCTGACCTTAACAAAAAGAATCGGTCCCTAACTAAGGTATACTGTCCCCTTACCTTTGAAAGATGGCCAATGAAAGCCTTAATTTGCCGAAGACAACAACTTTAACTTGCTGGAGGAGAGCTTTGCACCACACGTGCTTCATCTTAGCAGAAACGTAAAGAAAGGAAGTAATAATTAACACTATCCAAAAAGAACACAATTCACTTACCCCGAGAGACACACACATTACAAACTGCTAACAACAGAAAACCAATAGAGTGACGACTCAAGTTAAAATAATAGCCCAAAGATGAGAAGGCGACAAAGATGAAAATACACGAATACAGAAAAGTATAGAGAagaataaaaattttgtaaaaagaatGTTGAAGAACTTTTCTTTGACACTTACGAATTAATGTGAAAAAAGCAAAATGAGGAAAAGATAGAGAAGAGGGGAAATGAGATAGAGGAACATGAGAGTGGGAAGTGGAAGAgatattttgggatatttttcaaaaaaaaaaattctaaaaaaagcCGATATCCTACTAATAACTATCATATCATATTTCACCAGAATTTGAATTTAACCCAAATTCTGGAAACATAAGCGGCACAGACAAAGAATAGAAAAACTATTTTTGCTTCGCCCGCATAGGATTCAAACATGGGATCTCTGGGTAGGCTAAAACCTTACCATTGAACCAATAGGTTCATTCTTGTCAACAGTTGAGTAAAATTAATGGATAACTTAATACCCAAAGTTAGGAGttggaataaaaataacaaaaatctaAGGGAAGGGAATGAACACATGACCTCTCACACACAAACACAACACTTAACCATTTCTACTAACTCGATTTTTAGGATGTGACATGAAAATTCGATACAAAGAatcaaaatagttaaaaaatgTAGAAGTTTAGTTATTGAAGAAACTAATAGTGTTATTATAATGTCCTAAAGTTAATAATCTACAATGTTTTTAATTGAGtgtcaaaataattttataaattgttatTAGTGATATTGTCAAGTGATGACATaataaaaaattgttgaaaaaagttaaaataattatataaaagcGTATAAATGCTTGAATACATGTTGATGGTATAAATCTGTAATGGCcagtttttcagtggtgttggaaacagtggttttagggcCACAAAATCCtatgagtaagttcgtaaatattatatttaatatttacgagttaattgtgactttgaaaaggttttgatatagttatttttttattttataagcgatttattaagttcaagtggtaagaccttaaggtcaaatggttttagaaaatgaggtatcgggatctcatttctataaattaagttgtaaataattttataaatatttactgattgtcattaaggtggtattaaagtttcattaaaaatattaacgtttcaatggttaattaattaaaaaggactaaattgtaaaagatgtaaagtttaatcactatttgatttgattgaTTAAAAGACTTAttgaagaaatgaaaagggacttaaatggtaattaaatcatttaaggGTTAGTGGAAAAATATGGGCATTGATTtggtgttttaattaattattaacaaagcgtaaaattttaatttgataaattaaattaagttaaataaaaagaaaatttatcatcatcttttaattttggtCTTCTTCGCGGAATGGGTAAAAGGAAGGAAGCCATTTTTATACCTTCAATTTTCGGCAACTTCACAAGctaattggtatgtgattttagctccatttttaatattttttatgtttttgagattattgcaattaggtctagctagcctgtacctttgattttgaaactattaaagattttgaattttccattgatgaatcttgtggtTTTTGATATTAGATGATGAGTTTGGAATGTTTATTGATATTtgaaagtattttgttaagtgattttgatgaattttttgattagggactaatttattaaattaataaaagtataaggatttaaTGTGAATTTTTTGCATAAATGGGATTTTTTTGAATATCATGAACATTCAGGTAGCTTTGGtttgtattaaaaatggttaatttgcatgttttgggctcaaggactaaattgaataaaagaaactTTAGAGGcagttttgtaaaaatgtcaaaaatgaccaaattgcatgaaatgaattattttattttctaaattaataaattaaatgaaatcattaatttaaattaagatcgggtgaaaaatcgaggaaaatggaaaattaccaaaatgcccctaagtcttggttttttttgcaatttagccaggtaagttcgtatgaactgtattatGTATAactttgattaaattgaatgttaatatgtgattatattttgattaaatcaatttatatattagcATGTAATTTATTGTGTTATGAAACGACCTAAGTCCAAAGAACTACGACGATTACCACGATGTAAGTCCAAAGACCTACGACGAttaccgagtcccgtttgaaccttaggaattcgtaggatacaaatgacatgtcgttAAGGTTACCGATTCTCAGCTCGAGAGAGCTTACCAATATTCAGCTCACATAAGCTTACCAAtattcagctcgtatgagcttaccgtttaCAGCTCGTAAGAGCATATCGATTCATAGCTCATATGACCATACATGTACagaaattgatggattacagtttagTACACCTCATGTGTGTTACtcgagtatccaacgatattctaaatggttcaacaggcaatatTCTGTTACGAGACGATATGAGTTCGATACAAACTGAtacaggtatatacatgaaatacatggaaatgatggtacatgatgtattgatatattgaaatggatgatatatgtatatgaagaaacggtaagagaatgatatgtatcatgacatgtacatatatgaatatctttgatatgttgatacatagaaattatgtaagttgagacgagtaataaactcaagtgtgatatgttgagaTAATAAGGTAAtcgatgttgaatttatatgaaaatgttCGAGTATGCTAACAAGTGGTGTTGTTtcatgcttaggcaagtgccaagctattggttgaatggtaatatgtttaactataagttgcattgaaatggtaagtgctcaaatgaaagtATCTTTGTGCTCAtaaaagagtggtaaggtttaaattatgcaatttcttatgaaatggcttatcatgtgattaattcgaaaagggttatgtttaaatgcactagcttgttatgatatgcttatgatttgtgtgttatgcatatctAACGggtgtggaaagtaaagaaatgcaaatgaaaataaagaaatttggaagattttaaagttgttttaaaatcctactatgctagggataatatgtataagtgatgctgtggatttactcactttgtgaattgttgaatatggtttcatgaacCGTGTGGTATTGGTATATGTTTATTcttaatatgtataaatttcatattggaaatgaattgatatgattaaagtttataagagcttactaagcattcattgcttacgtagttgttcatctttacttttcagattatcagaagctcgatcgggttgaaAGCTTGTcgaagctatatcacactatccatcagttcTATCGGTACTTTcatatgttttgattttggttataatggcatgtataggttattttggctaaatgttggcctatatgtgttttgttgaaattagccacttatttggcttgtgttttggtattttggtatgTACATAATTTGCCTTATAATGTTGACGTGTGGAATGATTTGTGATTGAATAATGAAAGGTAAAATAgtagttgaatatgcatatgaGGTAGGTTTTATAACTTGGTGCGATTTGGTACTATGCTAtagtaagtgtatatatatttgatgttATTGAATAAGTGGTACAATTGGTACCAACTGGTAAGTTCTGGtaaatgatttacatgttgtgtatTAATCTAATTATACATAAAAGTTGGTTGATTACTTGGTTACATGGATTACATGGTTAAACAAGTTtataattgtcatttgaggtgcctaagggcatgttggttgtatgtgaatatactacATTTTTAAGGCTTGATTGTGCCTTGTTTATATGTACAATGTTAAGTGTAGGTGCATGCTatattgggtgagaaatatggcttgtaaaatgacctattttcgcccacacgggcagagacatgggtatgtgtctcagtcgtctgtgacacacggtcaagtgacacaaccgtgtgtccctttAGTTTttaaagggttgcaagttaggtTGTTATACGACCTAGCACATGACCTGGCACGCGGGCGTGTGAGGTTACTTCGAaaggtacacggcctagcacacgggcgtgtgaccaagtcagagagttacaagagcatggacacgggctgggac
This window encodes:
- the LOC107888201 gene encoding transcription factor bHLH95, producing the protein MELEKVSVAEVGEKRSRKGGLKQGKANGGVDHGADQSEHEMHIWTERERRKKMRNMFSSLHALLPQLPAKADKSTVVDEAVTYIKNLQQTLQTLEKQKLEKLKNSATVDYDQSSIITSQVQPPESREAFFTDNQGPTNNYPMTIDMSQTFPAQASPACFQTWLSSNVVISMCGDDAQINVCSPRKPGTFATILYILEKHQLEVVSAHIFSDQYRTMYMIHVHAGGASEQFPELLSIEETFKLAAGEMNLCLFSC